In the Scyliorhinus torazame isolate Kashiwa2021f chromosome 4, sScyTor2.1, whole genome shotgun sequence genome, one interval contains:
- the LOC140411471 gene encoding LOW QUALITY PROTEIN: vesicular inhibitory amino acid transporter (The sequence of the model RefSeq protein was modified relative to this genomic sequence to represent the inferred CDS: inserted 3 bases in 2 codons; deleted 2 bases in 1 codon; substituted 1 base at 1 genomic stop codon), giving the protein MLQGIQVVIYLDEVLVIGTLYEEHLTILEEGIFVLGLPYAVLHSGDAGLFLIRLAAVICCYTGKILITCLYEENEEGXHVRARTSDEDIANACCKQLFPELGGKIVNCVQLAELIMTCILYLVVSGNLMFXSFPHTQISEEAWFVIAVVMLLPCVFIQNLRIVSKLGLLCSVVHFVVTFIVITYCMTQVQKWSWKMVTFSVDFEKFLVSIGVIIFSYTSQIFLPTLEGRLKNKANFVCMXTWTHWSACIFQTVFALVTFLTWGNETKEVITDNLPFTLRILVNVCLVAKALHSYPLPFYAAAEVLQSSILNRSSVDKKAQVLAFVLRGCLLVLTLLMAIFISHFALLMGLTGSVTGAFLTFLLPSLFHLRLLWYKLGNLQRFLDISIIFLGSGIFCSVKGLIHTFRRS; this is encoded by the exons GGTATTTTTGTCCTGGGTTTGCCGTATGCTGTTCTGCACAGTGGAGATGCTGGGTTGTTTCTCATCAGGTTAGCTGCTGTTATTTGCTGCTACACTGGCAAAATTCTCATTACTTGTTTGTATGAAGAAAATGAAGAAGGATAGCATGTCAGAGCGAGGACATCAGATGAAGACATTGCCAACGCCTGTTGCAAGCAACTGTTCCCTGAACTGGGAGGCAAAATTGTTAATTGTGTCCAGTTAGCTGAACTAATTATGACCTGTATTTTATATCTg gtggtaAGTGGGAATCTCATGTT CAGTTTCCCACATACGCAAATATCAGAGGAAGCCTGGTTTGTAATAGCAGTTGTTATGCTGCTCCCATGTGTTTTCATACAAAATCTTCGGATTGTATCAaagctgggtcttctttgttctgtgGTTCATTTTGTGGTGACATTCATTGTGATTACTTACTGCATGACACAAGTGCAAAAATGGTCATGGAAAATGGTCACATTTTCGGTAGATTTTGAAAAGTTTTTGGTTTCCATCGGAGTTATTATTTTTAGCTACACTTCACAGATCTTCCTGCCAACCTTGGAAGGCAGATTGAAAAACAAGGCTAATTTTGTGTGCA TGACCTGGACTCATTGGTCTGCATGTATCTTTCAGACAGTATTTGCCCTTGTCACATTTTTAACCTGGGGAAATGAAACAAAGGAAGTAATCACAGATAATCTGCCATTCACCCTACGGATATTGGTGAATGTGTGCTTGGTTGCCAAGGCCCTCCATTCTTATCCACTGCCCTTTTATGCAGCTGCTGAAGTTCTACAAAGCAGCATTTTGAATCGAAGCTCGGTGGATAAAAAGGCTCAAGTCTTGGCATTTGTTTTGCGAGGCTGTTTATTGGTGTTAACACTCCTAATGGCCATATTTATATCTCACTTTGCCCTCTTAATGGGATTAACAGGCAGTGTTACAGGAGCTTTTTTGACTTTTCTTCTTCCTTCACTTTTTCACTTGAGGCTGCTCTGGTATAAATTAGGTAACCTGCAAAGATTTTTGGACATTTCAATTATCTTCCTAGGA TCTGGGATATTCTGTTCAGTGAAAGGGTTAATTCATACTTTCAGAAGAAGTTAA